A single window of Nicotiana sylvestris chromosome 5, ASM39365v2, whole genome shotgun sequence DNA harbors:
- the LOC138868680 gene encoding uncharacterized protein, with amino-acid sequence MCAEIEKNKNLQTNLERVKNDLEKFLKWTWSSEATTAIYTNNGGNRQEIGFQREKLPTTLTASTSLFLITALVPIVETMSTLKKIGTVKGSSQQWFMDSGCSKHMTENTMDFLSLKALQGGSVSFGNGKKGYILGVRKVGKSHTHSIEKVYYVNGLKYSLLSVSQICDKGNKKDLVHGLPMSKFKVQKVCDAYTRGKHMKSYFKSKKDMSTSKPLEVLHMDLCGPMRVQSRGGKRYIFVIVDDYSRFTWTLFLKTKYETVEVFVAFVKKIQVKMESRVACISSDHGTEFYNVKFDGFCNKNGITHNFSSPRTPQQNRVV; translated from the exons ATGTgtgctgaaattgagaaaaacaagaacctccaaactaatttggaaagagtaaaaaatgatcttgaaaagttcCTAAAGTGGACTTGGTCCTCAGAAGCTACCACTGCCATATATACTAATAATGGTGGAAACAGGCAGGAAATAGGGTTCCAAAGAGAGAAACTCCCtacaaccctcacagcaagtaCGTCACTATTTCTGATAACTGCACTTGTACCCATTGTGGAAACAATGAGCACTTTAAAGAAAATT ggaacagttAAAGGAAgcagtcaacaatggttcatggatagtgggtgttcaaagcacatgactgaaaacaccatggactttctttcactaaaagccctgcaaggagggagtgtatcctttggtaATGGGAAAAAGGGATACATTCTTGGAGTTAGAAAAGTCGGAAAGTCACacactcattctattgaaaaagtgtactatgtcaatggccttaagtacagtctcttgagtgtctctcagATCTGCGATAagggaaacaag aaggacctggtccatggtctacCCATGTCAAAATTCAAAGTGCAAAAGGTCTGTGATGCCTATACTAGAGGAAAACATATGAAGTCCTACTTTAAGTCTAAAAAGGATatgagcacctcaaagccactagaggttttgcatatggatctgtgtggccctatgagagtgcaaagcagaggaggaaaaagatacatttttgtgatagtggatgactactccagattcacatggactctatTTCTCAAAACTAAATATGAAACCGTTGAGGTGTTTGTGGCTTTTGTGAAGAAAAttcaggtgaagatggagtctagagttgcATGCATTAGTtcagatcatgggacagaattttacaatgtcaaatttgatggGTTCTGCAATaaaaatggcatcactcacaacttctcatctcccagaactccccagcaaaatAGAGTAGTATAA